One window of Gloeothece citriformis PCC 7424 genomic DNA carries:
- a CDS encoding glutathione S-transferase family protein — protein sequence MATGMMIEGQWTTEEYQKDTQGRFLRNPTTFRNWIRSNNSSEFKVEPNRYHLYVSYACPWAHRTLIMRKLKGLENVISLSIVNPLMINDGWTFEPFEGSTPDTVNGTKYLREVYAKADPQYTGRVTVPVLWDKQTHTIVNNESREIIRMFDVEFDQLAEHQINFCPPDLKEQIDQTIDAIYNPINNGVYRAGFAKSQEAYEEAIKELFEALNYWDNVLKKQSYLCGDIVTEADWCMFTTLLRFDAVYYVHFKCNLHHLWDYPNLWNYFKRLYHFPGVKETCNLEQIKQHYYRSHPHINPSGLVPTGPILNFE from the coding sequence ATGGCAACAGGAATGATGATCGAGGGGCAATGGACAACAGAAGAGTATCAAAAAGATACTCAAGGGCGCTTTTTAAGAAATCCGACCACTTTTAGGAATTGGATTAGGAGTAATAATTCCAGTGAATTTAAAGTTGAACCTAACCGCTATCATCTCTATGTTTCTTATGCCTGTCCTTGGGCACATCGCACCCTAATTATGCGAAAATTAAAAGGGTTGGAAAATGTGATTAGTTTATCCATTGTTAATCCTTTAATGATCAATGACGGCTGGACTTTTGAGCCTTTTGAAGGGTCTACCCCAGATACAGTAAATGGGACAAAATACTTAAGAGAAGTATATGCTAAAGCTGATCCTCAATATACTGGACGAGTTACTGTACCGGTGTTATGGGACAAGCAAACTCATACTATTGTTAATAATGAATCTCGTGAAATTATCCGAATGTTTGATGTTGAATTTGATCAGTTAGCAGAACATCAAATTAATTTTTGTCCGCCAGATTTAAAAGAACAAATCGATCAAACGATCGATGCTATTTATAATCCTATCAATAATGGGGTGTATCGAGCCGGCTTTGCTAAATCTCAAGAAGCTTATGAAGAAGCTATTAAAGAATTATTTGAAGCGTTAAATTATTGGGATAATGTTTTAAAGAAACAATCTTATCTGTGTGGGGATATTGTTACCGAGGCGGATTGGTGTATGTTTACGACTTTATTGCGCTTCGATGCCGTCTATTATGTGCATTTTAAATGCAATCTTCATCATTTATGGGATTATCCTAATCTATGGAACTATTTTAAACGACTCTATCATTTTCCCGGAGTAAAAGAAACCTGTAATTTAGAACAAATTAAACAGCATTATTACAGAAGTCATCCCCATATTAATCCCAGTGGTCTTGTTCCTACTGGCCCGATTTTAAATTTTGAGTAA
- the uvrA gene encoding excinuclease ABC subunit UvrA, which translates to MSNPNRIYIRGARQHNLKNIDLELPRDHLIVFTGVSGSGKSSLAFDTIFAEGQRRYVESLSAYARQFLGQLDKPDVDAIEGLSPAISIDQKSTSHNPRSTVGTVTEIYDYLRLLFGRAGEPHCPLCDRNIAPQTIDQMCDRIMELPDRTRFQILSPVVRGKKGTHKQLLSSLASEGFVRIRIDGEVRELTDDIELDKNYKHDIEIVVDRLIKKPGIQERLADSLTTCLRHSTGIAVIELLEQPSEDADYPHSTSIEQNTTKDLNRQELGQKNRQEITFSENFACPEHGAVMEELSPRLFSFNSPYGACSHCHGLGSLKTFSADLVIPDVNQPVYSAIAPWSDRDNSYYLSLLYSVGKACGFDIQTPWKKLTPEQQNILLSGREEPIWFEGESRYKEKKGHFINFAGVLNILERTYQETSSDLIKQKLEKYIIDQPCEVCQGKRLKPEALAVRLGQYRMTDLTEVSIRECLERIAQLNLTPRQAVIGQLALKEIISRLQFLMDVGLDYLTLNRAAMTLSGGEAQRIRLATQIGSGLTGVLYVLDEPSIGLHQRDNGRLLNTLKKLKSLGNTLIVVEHDEDTIRAADHLVDIGPKAGIHGGEIVCQGSLETLIKTENSLTGAYLSGRRVIETPATRREGNGLSLYLKDCHLNNLKHIDVEIPLGKLVSITGVSGSGKSTLINELLYPALQHHLSRHVPFPKQLGAIKGLEAIDKVIVIDQSPIGRTPRSNPATYTGIFDTIRELFAQTVEAKARGYKPGQFSFNVKGGRCEACAGQGVNVIEMNFLPDVYVQCEVCKGARYNRETLQVKYKGYSISEVLDMTVEEALEVFQNIPRAVNRLQTLVDVGLGYIKLGQSAPTLSGGEAQRVKLATELSRRATGKTLYLIDEPTTGLSFYDVHHLLNVLQRLVDKGNSIIVIEHNLDVIRCADWIIDLGPEGGDRGGEIIAEGTPEEVAQNKRSFTGEFLQKVLNREQLIVNS; encoded by the coding sequence ATGTCTAATCCCAATCGTATTTACATTCGCGGCGCAAGACAACACAATTTAAAAAATATCGATCTCGAACTTCCGCGAGATCACTTAATTGTATTTACTGGGGTATCGGGTTCGGGTAAATCTTCCCTCGCTTTTGATACCATTTTTGCCGAAGGACAACGGCGTTATGTGGAGTCTCTCAGTGCCTATGCTCGGCAATTTTTGGGACAATTAGATAAACCGGATGTGGATGCTATCGAAGGACTTAGTCCGGCTATTTCTATCGATCAAAAGTCCACCTCCCATAACCCTCGCTCTACCGTAGGAACTGTTACGGAAATCTACGACTATCTTAGACTTCTTTTCGGTCGTGCGGGTGAACCCCATTGTCCACTTTGCGATCGTAATATTGCTCCTCAAACGATTGATCAGATGTGCGATCGCATTATGGAACTCCCGGATCGCACCCGTTTTCAAATTCTTTCCCCTGTAGTACGCGGAAAAAAAGGCACTCACAAGCAATTATTATCGAGTCTCGCCTCTGAAGGGTTTGTCCGTATTAGAATTGATGGAGAGGTTCGGGAATTAACCGATGATATCGAACTCGATAAAAATTATAAACACGATATCGAAATTGTTGTCGATCGTTTAATCAAAAAACCAGGCATTCAAGAACGGTTAGCTGACTCTCTAACTACCTGTTTGCGCCATTCTACGGGAATTGCAGTCATTGAACTTTTAGAGCAACCCTCCGAGGACGCAGACTATCCCCATTCTACCTCTATAGAACAGAATACCACAAAAGACTTAAATAGACAAGAATTGGGGCAAAAAAATCGTCAAGAAATTACATTTTCAGAGAACTTTGCTTGCCCTGAACATGGGGCAGTGATGGAGGAATTATCTCCTAGGTTATTTTCGTTTAATTCCCCTTATGGGGCCTGTTCTCATTGTCATGGGTTAGGAAGTTTAAAAACCTTTTCTGCTGACTTAGTTATTCCCGATGTTAATCAACCGGTTTATAGTGCGATAGCGCCTTGGTCAGACCGAGATAATTCTTATTATTTGTCCTTATTATATAGTGTAGGAAAAGCCTGTGGATTTGATATCCAAACCCCTTGGAAAAAACTCACTCCAGAACAACAAAATATTTTATTGTCTGGACGAGAAGAACCGATTTGGTTTGAAGGAGAGTCTCGGTATAAAGAAAAGAAAGGTCACTTCATTAATTTTGCCGGAGTTTTAAATATATTAGAGCGCACTTATCAAGAGACATCTTCAGATCTCATTAAACAAAAACTCGAAAAATATATTATTGATCAACCTTGTGAAGTTTGTCAGGGAAAACGACTCAAACCGGAAGCTTTAGCCGTCCGATTAGGACAATATAGAATGACAGATTTAACCGAAGTTTCTATCCGAGAGTGTTTAGAAAGAATCGCTCAGTTAAATTTAACCCCTCGACAAGCAGTAATCGGACAACTTGCCTTAAAAGAAATCATCTCCCGCTTACAATTTTTGATGGATGTGGGGTTAGATTATTTAACTCTAAATCGGGCAGCCATGACCCTATCCGGAGGAGAAGCTCAACGGATCAGATTAGCCACTCAAATTGGGTCAGGATTAACGGGGGTATTATATGTCTTAGATGAACCGAGTATAGGATTACATCAACGGGACAATGGACGGTTATTAAATACCCTGAAAAAGCTGAAAAGTTTAGGCAATACCTTAATTGTTGTTGAACATGATGAAGATACGATCCGAGCGGCGGATCATCTGGTAGATATTGGCCCTAAAGCCGGCATACACGGCGGAGAAATCGTCTGTCAAGGGAGTCTGGAAACCTTAATTAAAACCGAAAACTCTTTAACGGGAGCGTATTTATCGGGACGGAGAGTCATAGAAACTCCGGCTACCAGACGGGAAGGAAATGGACTCTCTCTATACTTAAAAGACTGTCATTTAAATAACCTTAAACACATAGATGTGGAAATTCCTCTCGGTAAATTGGTGAGTATTACTGGGGTATCCGGGTCAGGAAAGTCTACCCTAATTAATGAGTTGTTATATCCGGCGTTACAACATCATTTATCCCGTCATGTTCCCTTTCCTAAACAGTTAGGAGCAATCAAAGGATTAGAGGCCATTGATAAAGTCATTGTCATCGATCAATCGCCGATCGGGAGAACTCCTCGTTCTAATCCGGCCACTTATACCGGTATCTTTGATACCATTCGTGAATTGTTTGCTCAAACTGTAGAAGCTAAAGCGAGAGGATATAAACCCGGACAATTTTCTTTTAATGTTAAAGGGGGACGATGTGAAGCTTGTGCCGGGCAGGGGGTAAATGTCATCGAAATGAACTTTTTACCGGATGTTTATGTGCAGTGTGAGGTGTGTAAAGGCGCTAGATATAATCGAGAAACGTTACAGGTTAAATATAAGGGATATTCTATTTCAGAAGTGTTAGATATGACGGTAGAGGAAGCCTTAGAAGTGTTTCAAAATATTCCTCGTGCGGTTAATCGGTTACAGACCTTAGTGGATGTCGGATTAGGGTATATTAAATTAGGACAAAGTGCCCCAACTTTATCCGGAGGAGAAGCACAACGAGTAAAATTAGCCACTGAATTATCCCGCCGGGCGACTGGAAAAACCTTATATTTAATCGATGAACCGACAACCGGATTATCGTTTTATGATGTGCATCATTTATTAAATGTTTTACAGAGGTTAGTCGATAAGGGCAATTCAATTATTGTCATTGAACACAATTTAGATGTGATTCGGTGTGCAGATTGGATTATTGATTTAGGGCCAGAAGGAGGAGACAGAGGAGGAGAAATTATCGCCGAAGGAACACCCGAAGAAGTAGCGCAAAATAAGCGGTCTTTTACTGGGGAGTTTTTGCAAAAAGTTTTAAATCGTGAACAGTTAATAGTCAACAGTTAA
- a CDS encoding ribbon-helix-helix domain-containing protein, with the protein MKTRGKMGGKTDLDRVVAYIPAEWKKELEQWAQTEERSVSWVVSKLIDKALQERRMQHPSSKVVNMR; encoded by the coding sequence ATGAAAACAAGAGGGAAAATGGGCGGAAAAACAGACTTAGATAGAGTGGTAGCTTATATTCCTGCCGAATGGAAAAAGGAACTGGAACAATGGGCGCAGACAGAAGAACGTTCTGTTTCTTGGGTGGTATCTAAATTAATAGATAAAGCTTTACAAGAACGTCGAATGCAGCACCCTTCTTCAAAAGTGGTAAATATGCGTTGA
- a CDS encoding PEP-CTERM sorting domain-containing protein: MMKKQLIELFTFCASLGCSMAISVNHAWANPFTFKQNTITGESFWSGTFSGNDINNNNILETNELNSFDLLLDLDSVSFFLNNLSDFEYVLGSTNLISFSVQKTVALDDELATSREYSLSVNGFVPFSRLSVLTFLGDEPVSIADGASNQPVNVKPVPEPLSLGGILLASFMGTSFKRILKKTKV; this comes from the coding sequence ATGATGAAAAAGCAATTAATTGAACTCTTTACGTTCTGCGCTAGTTTGGGATGCTCAATGGCTATTTCGGTTAACCATGCTTGGGCAAATCCTTTTACCTTCAAACAAAATACTATTACAGGGGAATCTTTTTGGTCTGGGACATTTTCGGGTAATGATATTAACAATAATAATATCCTCGAAACGAATGAACTAAACTCTTTTGATTTGCTTTTAGATTTAGATTCAGTTTCTTTCTTTCTTAATAATTTAAGCGATTTTGAATATGTCCTTGGCAGTACTAACTTAATTAGCTTTTCTGTTCAAAAGACAGTTGCTCTTGATGATGAATTGGCAACTTCTAGGGAATATAGCTTAAGTGTTAACGGATTTGTCCCTTTTTCCCGTCTTTCAGTGCTAACTTTTTTAGGTGACGAACCTGTATCAATTGCTGATGGAGCAAGTAATCAACCGGTTAATGTAAAACCTGTTCCAGAACCTCTATCTTTAGGAGGAATTTTGTTAGCTAGTTTTATGGGAACTAGCTTTAAAAGAATCTTGAAAAAAACTAAAGTTTAA
- a CDS encoding DUF2157 domain-containing protein, whose translation MRLEKEDFDWAAEEGIISPEQAELLWEAFSDRYQEENNNRPRFNFANVAYYFGALIVISAMTWFISLAWESFGGAGMFFVACLYALGFSLTGKNLYFQHNLKIPGGLLFTMAVAMTPLGIYGLQRWSGFWLQGDPGIYRDFYQWIKGSWFFMELGTILTGLIALRFVKFPFLTAPIAFSLWFMSMDLTPLIFGEDDFNYKERALVSFWFGLACLVVAYLIDLRIKRSRGDFSFWLYLFGLMSFWFSLPFLGGGNEWDWFIYGLTNLILMVLSVVLKRRVFMVFGGIGVFSYLSHLSYVVFANSILFPFALTLLGLLIIYLGVLYQCYYQNLARRFDSFIPQELRHLIPKDR comes from the coding sequence ATGAGATTAGAAAAAGAAGATTTTGACTGGGCAGCAGAGGAAGGGATAATCTCCCCTGAACAAGCGGAGTTACTCTGGGAAGCTTTTAGCGATCGCTATCAAGAGGAAAATAACAACCGTCCTCGCTTTAATTTTGCTAATGTTGCCTATTATTTTGGGGCTTTAATTGTTATCTCTGCCATGACTTGGTTTATCAGTTTAGCTTGGGAAAGTTTTGGAGGGGCAGGGATGTTTTTTGTGGCTTGTCTTTATGCTTTAGGGTTTAGTTTGACCGGAAAAAATCTTTATTTTCAGCACAATCTTAAAATTCCCGGTGGGTTACTATTTACTATGGCGGTGGCTATGACTCCTTTAGGGATTTATGGGTTACAACGTTGGTCAGGATTTTGGTTACAGGGAGATCCAGGCATTTATCGAGATTTTTATCAATGGATTAAAGGCAGTTGGTTTTTTATGGAATTGGGAACTATTTTGACGGGTTTAATTGCCCTTAGATTTGTCAAGTTTCCTTTTTTAACTGCTCCTATTGCCTTTAGTCTTTGGTTTATGTCAATGGATCTCACGCCTTTAATCTTTGGAGAAGATGATTTTAATTATAAAGAGAGAGCCTTAGTTTCTTTCTGGTTTGGTCTGGCTTGTTTAGTTGTTGCTTATTTAATTGATTTACGGATTAAACGCAGTCGAGGAGATTTTAGTTTTTGGTTATATTTATTTGGCTTAATGAGTTTTTGGTTTAGTCTTCCTTTTTTAGGAGGAGGGAATGAGTGGGATTGGTTTATTTATGGGTTAACTAATTTAATTTTGATGGTGTTATCTGTGGTGTTAAAACGTCGTGTTTTTATGGTTTTTGGAGGAATAGGGGTTTTTAGTTATTTGAGTCATCTTTCTTATGTTGTATTTGCTAATTCGATCTTATTTCCTTTTGCTTTAACTCTTTTAGGATTATTAATTATTTATCTAGGAGTTTTATATCAATGTTATTATCAAAATTTAGCCCGTCGTTTTGATAGTTTTATTCCTCAAGAATTACGACATCTTATTCCTAAAGACCGTTAA
- a CDS encoding RNA recognition motif domain-containing protein translates to MSIYVGNIPYQVTQDDIKEVFGEYGTVKQVKLPVDRESGRVRGFAFVDLDTEDQENSAIEALDGAEWMGRELKVSKARPRQDKGPSGSYNKGYSGGGGNRSGGGGGGRRY, encoded by the coding sequence ATGTCAATCTATGTGGGAAATATTCCCTATCAAGTTACTCAAGATGATATTAAGGAAGTTTTTGGAGAATATGGAACAGTCAAACAAGTAAAACTCCCCGTAGATCGAGAATCCGGACGAGTTCGAGGTTTTGCTTTTGTAGACTTGGATACAGAAGACCAAGAAAACTCGGCGATCGAAGCTTTAGACGGGGCCGAGTGGATGGGACGAGAGTTGAAGGTCAGTAAAGCTAGACCTCGTCAAGATAAAGGCCCTTCCGGTTCATATAATAAAGGGTACTCTGGAGGCGGAGGAAATCGTAGTGGTGGTGGCGGTGGGGGTCGTCGCTACTAA
- a CDS encoding DUF4168 domain-containing protein, which yields MPFNLNKTLPNRAIASTTLILVSLLSWAISPVQAEPVNPKTLITQASGQNISNKELQQFAQIIQKVYTVEQETTEKMVVTIQEEGMSIDRFNDIVKWKKNSQESPNPSVSDAEMQTFDKLVTKIAQLQEQADTKIKEIFTSQELQIDRFNQILEAVRQDPSLQSQVQQILAN from the coding sequence ATGCCCTTTAACCTCAATAAAACGTTACCAAACCGAGCGATCGCCAGTACAACTCTGATCCTTGTTTCCTTGCTTTCATGGGCAATCAGTCCTGTCCAAGCTGAACCCGTTAACCCCAAAACCCTCATCACTCAGGCATCTGGGCAAAATATTAGTAATAAAGAACTTCAGCAATTCGCCCAAATTATCCAAAAAGTGTATACAGTCGAACAAGAAACAACCGAGAAAATGGTTGTCACTATTCAAGAAGAAGGGATGAGTATAGACCGTTTCAATGATATTGTGAAATGGAAAAAAAATTCCCAAGAATCTCCTAATCCTTCAGTGAGTGACGCAGAAATGCAAACCTTTGACAAACTTGTTACAAAAATTGCTCAACTGCAAGAACAAGCTGATACAAAAATTAAAGAAATTTTTACGTCTCAAGAGTTACAAATAGACCGATTTAATCAGATTTTAGAAGCAGTTCGTCAAGATCCTTCTCTTCAAAGTCAAGTCCAGCAAATATTAGCCAATTAA
- a CDS encoding GNAT family N-acetyltransferase, whose translation MDLIQIQPVNYQQEKIVINTIRTLVFQQEQGVAPELEFDGQDETATHLLAYLNDKPVGTLRIRQLQPEIVKIERLAVLKPARGQGIGKKLMISALTLVQKNPQIKQVTLNAQDYIKKLYETLGFEQIGDRFDEAGIPHVKMIKQLPHS comes from the coding sequence ATGGATCTAATTCAAATTCAGCCAGTAAATTACCAACAAGAAAAAATAGTTATAAATACTATTCGCACCCTTGTTTTTCAACAAGAACAAGGAGTAGCACCCGAATTAGAATTTGATGGCCAAGATGAAACAGCAACTCATTTATTGGCCTATCTCAACGATAAACCCGTCGGAACTCTTCGCATCCGTCAACTCCAGCCAGAAATCGTAAAAATTGAAAGATTAGCCGTATTAAAACCAGCCAGAGGTCAAGGGATTGGCAAAAAATTGATGATCAGCGCTTTAACTCTTGTCCAAAAAAATCCTCAAATTAAACAAGTTACCCTTAATGCTCAAGACTATATCAAAAAATTGTATGAAACCTTGGGGTTTGAACAAATAGGAGATCGATTTGATGAGGCAGGAATTCCCCATGTCAAAATGATTAAACAACTCCCTCACTCATAA
- a CDS encoding PEP-CTERM sorting domain-containing protein, whose amino-acid sequence MKKLTSIFVVTLGISLSYGTEASARIITEISPPTGSGLGNTFCTFVQTPVETPNPNNDNTIEQSQNVIPNFPGLSCTPITYQNVAPVDTSLFVEPSGGTTEYFVSTTVVNETNTNWNGFRFQIGFGNGNNFAPPELILLPAGVIIPSFDEDTEPTSSQFTQLIQDGSFSLVWSGGNVAPGESVDFSFSLDVPDDLAGLNFYESFTIRATPVPEPFTLLGVATSIGMGAAFKHKQQKKSK is encoded by the coding sequence GTGAAAAAACTTACCTCTATTTTTGTCGTAACATTAGGGATTAGTTTAAGCTATGGAACAGAAGCATCAGCCCGTATTATTACTGAGATCAGTCCACCTACGGGTTCTGGGTTAGGAAATACCTTTTGTACATTTGTTCAAACCCCTGTAGAAACACCCAATCCTAACAATGATAATACGATAGAACAGAGTCAAAATGTCATCCCTAATTTTCCGGGTTTATCTTGTACTCCCATAACCTATCAAAATGTTGCTCCTGTAGATACGAGTTTATTTGTTGAGCCTTCTGGAGGAACGACAGAATATTTTGTATCCACAACTGTTGTCAATGAAACTAACACTAATTGGAATGGATTTAGATTTCAAATTGGGTTCGGAAATGGCAATAATTTTGCTCCCCCTGAATTAATTCTTCTTCCGGCGGGTGTTATTATTCCTTCCTTTGATGAAGATACTGAACCTACATCATCCCAATTTACTCAATTAATACAAGATGGTTCTTTTTCCCTAGTGTGGTCAGGGGGAAATGTTGCGCCGGGAGAGAGTGTTGATTTTAGCTTTTCTCTCGATGTTCCTGATGATTTGGCTGGACTTAATTTCTATGAATCTTTCACCATTCGCGCTACTCCCGTCCCTGAACCTTTTACTTTATTAGGGGTTGCAACCAGTATAGGAATGGGGGCTGCTTTTAAGCATAAACAACAAAAGAAAAGTAAATAA
- the bchI gene encoding magnesium chelatase ATPase subunit I, producing MTATLQAPPKTRRVVFPFTAIVGQEEMKLALLLNVIDPKIGGVMIMGDRGTGKSTTIRALADLLPEIEVVANDPFNSHPCDPDLMSDQVRQQVEEQIPLSIAHKKVTMVDLPLGATEDRVCGTIDIEKALSEGVKAFEPGLLAKANRGILYVDEVNLLDDHLVDVLLDSAASGWNTVEREGISIRHPARFVLVGSGNPEEGELRPQLLDRFGMHAEIHTVKEPPLRVKIVEQRAEFDQDPLKFCEKYQAEQDNLQQQLVNAQNLLPQVNIDYDLRVKISEVCSELDVDGLRGDIVTNRAAKALTAFEGRTEVTVDDIKRVITLCLRHRLRKDPLESIDSGYKVQKAFGRVFGVDIDA from the coding sequence ATGACAGCCACACTCCAAGCCCCTCCTAAAACTCGCCGAGTCGTCTTTCCTTTTACTGCTATTGTTGGCCAAGAAGAGATGAAATTGGCCTTACTTCTCAACGTGATCGATCCTAAAATTGGGGGTGTGATGATCATGGGCGATCGCGGTACGGGGAAATCTACGACTATCCGCGCTTTAGCTGATTTATTACCAGAAATTGAGGTCGTCGCTAACGATCCCTTTAATTCTCATCCCTGTGATCCCGATCTCATGAGTGATCAAGTCAGACAACAGGTAGAAGAACAGATCCCCCTCTCGATCGCCCATAAAAAAGTGACTATGGTAGACTTACCTTTAGGCGCAACAGAAGACCGAGTTTGTGGCACGATCGATATTGAAAAAGCCCTTTCAGAAGGGGTTAAAGCGTTTGAACCGGGACTACTGGCGAAAGCTAACCGAGGAATTTTATATGTAGATGAGGTAAATTTACTTGACGATCACCTAGTTGATGTGCTACTGGACTCTGCTGCTAGTGGATGGAATACGGTAGAACGGGAAGGGATTTCTATTCGTCACCCGGCCCGGTTTGTATTGGTCGGATCGGGAAACCCAGAGGAAGGAGAATTACGCCCTCAATTATTAGACCGTTTCGGAATGCACGCGGAAATTCACACGGTGAAAGAGCCTCCTTTACGGGTTAAAATTGTAGAGCAACGGGCAGAATTTGACCAAGATCCTTTAAAGTTTTGTGAGAAATATCAAGCTGAACAAGATAATTTACAGCAACAATTAGTTAATGCTCAAAACTTGTTACCTCAAGTGAATATTGATTATGATTTACGGGTCAAAATTTCTGAGGTTTGTTCAGAATTAGATGTTGATGGGTTACGGGGTGATATTGTTACCAATAGGGCGGCTAAAGCGTTAACGGCTTTTGAAGGACGGACAGAGGTAACGGTTGATGATATTAAACGGGTTATTACTCTGTGTCTGCGTCACCGACTCCGTAAAGATCCTTTAGAATCGATCGATTCTGGTTATAAAGTTCAAAAAGCTTTTGGCCGGGTTTTTGGGGTAGATATAGATGCTTAA
- the map gene encoding type I methionyl aminopeptidase: protein MKKSNLSIVTENVRQSSSLQEIVLLSSLELDKMRRVGKLAANLLKHLEPMIQPGVSTQALNEEAERWTGANGAISAPLGYAPPGYPPFTGSICTSVNEVVCHGIPNPKQILKDGDIINIDVTPILEGYHGDTSKTFFVGNPSPSARKLVEVTQECMMRGIAEIKPGARIGDIGAAISQYAEANGFSVVREMVGHGVGRQFHCDPQIPHYGKRGTGLKLRKGMVFTVEPMINQGSREVVFLPDRWTVMTADKKLSAQFEHTVAVTEEGVEILTLP from the coding sequence ATGAAAAAATCCAATTTATCTATAGTTACTGAAAATGTACGTCAATCATCCTCATTACAGGAAATTGTCTTACTTTCCTCTCTAGAATTAGACAAAATGCGCCGTGTTGGAAAATTGGCTGCCAATCTCCTCAAACATCTTGAACCGATGATACAACCCGGAGTCAGCACTCAAGCCTTAAATGAGGAGGCCGAGAGATGGACAGGGGCTAATGGGGCAATTTCTGCGCCTCTGGGGTATGCTCCCCCCGGTTATCCTCCGTTTACCGGTTCAATTTGCACCAGTGTTAATGAGGTGGTGTGTCACGGAATTCCTAACCCCAAACAGATACTTAAAGACGGAGATATCATCAATATTGATGTTACCCCAATTCTTGAGGGATATCACGGTGATACCTCGAAAACCTTTTTCGTGGGCAACCCTTCACCATCAGCCCGAAAATTGGTAGAAGTAACCCAGGAATGTATGATGAGGGGTATCGCTGAAATTAAGCCAGGGGCAAGAATTGGAGATATTGGCGCTGCTATTTCCCAATATGCGGAGGCTAATGGCTTCTCAGTGGTGCGAGAAATGGTGGGTCATGGAGTGGGAAGACAGTTTCATTGTGATCCGCAAATTCCTCATTACGGTAAACGAGGTACGGGGTTGAAATTACGTAAGGGGATGGTTTTTACCGTTGAACCGATGATTAATCAGGGAAGCCGGGAAGTAGTCTTTTTGCCTGACCGTTGGACGGTAATGACGGCGGATAAAAAACTTTCGGCTCAGTTTGAGCATACTGTGGCGGTGACAGAGGAAGGGGTGGAAATTTTGACTCTCCCTTAA